The following coding sequences lie in one Lolium perenne isolate Kyuss_39 chromosome 2, Kyuss_2.0, whole genome shotgun sequence genomic window:
- the LOC127333250 gene encoding DEAD-box ATP-dependent RNA helicase 13: MAEAPEQPMPDPPTPPHETKQRPKKNKRGRSKKPKRAAAAADAPSSTSATVVEDPFLVLAGGREGGFLELEEIDGADYGIFGTIVEDVGAGARKVGSDQKRKTKRGKRKRGDNAKRLDADVGGDDDGDCADDLVAQSKEEEVETAEEKGKRKKRNRKKRKVNDKETNSESKEDGADDSVEEGKKDVTGDNAEEGKKGEKKGKKKRNRKKRKVNDEDKDSESKEDVADDIMEDPQDVDENMEQDNNGELKLGEDELYAWLELRLHPLLIKAMHRLGFKEPTPIQKACIPAGAHQGKDVIGAAETGSGKTLAFGLPILQRLLEEREKAERVHVEDGKLTEESSSGGPLRALILTPTRELAKQVCDHLKDAAKFLGIHVVPIVGGLSMDKQERLLKKKPEIVVGTPGRLWELMSSGNQHLVELHSLSFFVLDEADRMIERGHFKEVQSIIEMLPLSNSSDEPTVKATSSCETVLNLQVKKRQTFVFSATLALSANFRKKLKRGLSTSKASTADDLSSIEALSKQAGMKPNAEIIDLTNASILPAKLEESFIECSDDDKDANLYYILSVHGQGRTIIFCTSIAALRHISSLLRILGINVLTNHAQMQQRARMKAVDRFRESENSILAATDGFARGMDFDNVRTVIHYQLPHSSDVYIHRSGRTARKSLAGCSIALISPDDKAKFYSLCKSFSKENLQQFPVDQAYMPQVMNRLSLARQIDKISRKNSQENANKSWLQRNAESMGLILDASDSEEERVQGHKQRKATSAKLQKLQQDLNELLQHPLQPKTFSRRYLAGAGISPLLQKQLEDLAKRNVNGNTSNNENKGSQFVIGQDRVEPLQALQDSGQEICVNMDKQREKRRLAENWRRKKHEEKKSTREQKRNDRRQAKERD; the protein is encoded by the exons ATGGCCGAAGCACCGGAGCAGCCGATGCCGGACCCTCCCACTCCGCCCCATGAGACAAAGCAACGGCCCAAGAAAAACAAGAGGGGCCGCTCGAAGAAACCCaagcgagccgccgccgccgccgacgctcccTCCTCAACCAGCGCCACCGTGGTTGAGGACCCCTTCCTCGTCCTTGCCGGCGGCAGGGAAGGAG GGTTCCTGGAGCTGGAGGAAATCGACGGGGCCGACTACGGGATCTTCGGGACCATCGTGGAGGACGTGGGAGCAGGTGCGAGGAAGGTGGGGAGTGACCAGAAGAGGAAGACCAAGAGGGGGAAACGGAAGCGAGGGGATAATGCCAAGCGCTTGGATGCCGATGTTGGTGGCGATGACGATGGTGATTGTGCAGACGATTTGGTAGCTCAGAGCAAGGAGGAGGAGGTTGAGACGGCTGAGGAGAAgggaaagaggaagaagaggaacaggaagaagaggaaggtGAACGATAAGGAGACGAATTCAGAGAGCAAGGAGGATGGCGCCGATGACAGTGTGGAGGAAGGTAAGAAGGATGTTACTGGTGACAATGCCGAGGAGGGTAAGAagggagagaaaaaggggaagaagaagaggaacaggaagaagaggaaggtGAATGACGAGGATAAGGATTCGGAGAGCAAGGAGGATGTTGCCGATGACATCATGGAAG ATCCGCAAGATGTCGATGAAAATATGGAACAAGATAACAACGGTGAGCTGAAATTGGGCGAGGATGAACTTTATGCGTGGCTGGAGTTAAGATTGCATCCCCTTCTTATCAAGGCAATGCACAGGCTTGGGTTTAAAGAACCAACGCCCATACAAAAGGCTTGCATTCCTGCAGGGGCTCATCAAGGCAAG GATGTTATTGGTGCAGCAGAGACTGGTTCTGGAAAGACACTTGCCTTTGGTCTTCCTATTTTGCAGCGCCTTCTCGAAGAACGAGAGAAGGCTGAAAGAGTACATGTAGAAGATGGAAAATTGACTGAGGAAAGTTCTTCGGGAGGCCCACTCCGCGCACTTATTTTGACACCCACAAGAGAACTTGCCAAACAG GTCTGCGATCATCTAAAAGATGCAGCAAAGTTCTTAGGAATTCACGTTGTTCCTATTGTTGGTGGTTTATCCATGGATAAGCAAGAACGACTTTTAAAAAAGAAGCCTGAAATTGTCGTTGGAACTCCAGGAAGATTATGGGAGCTAATGTCCTCAGGCAATCAGCACCTAGTTGAG CTGCATTCACTGTCATTCTTCGTGTTGGATGAGGCTGATAGAATGATAGAGCGGGGTCATTTCAAAGAAGTGCAATCTATCATTGAGATGCTTCCTCTATCTAATAGTTCTGATGAGCCAACTGTAAAAGCCACGTCAAGCTGTGAAACTGTGCTAAATTTGCAAGTAAAAAAGAGGCAAACCTTTGTCTTCTCAGCCACACTTGCACTGTCAGCTAATTTTCGCAAGAAGTTAAAGCGTGGCCTTTCTACTTCAAAGGCATCAACGGCTGATGATTTGAGCTCCATCGAAGCACTTTCGAAGCAGGCTGGTATGAAACCTAATGCAGAAATAATTGATTTAACAAATGCTTCGATCTTGCCTGCGAAACTTGAAGAATCATTCATCGA GTGTAGCGATGATGATAAGGATGCCAACCTGTACTATATATTAAGTGTTCATGGGCAAGGCCGCACAATAATATTTTGCACATCGATTGCTGCATTGCGTCACATTTCTTCTTTATTGCGCATACTCGGAATCAATGTCTTGACAAATCACGCTCAAATGCAACAAAGGGCTCGCATGAAG GCTGTCGATCGTTTCCGTGAAAGTGAGAATTCCATTTTGGCCGCGACTGATGGTTTTGCAAGGGGCATGGACTTTGATAATGTCCGAACTGTTATCCATTATCAACTGCCACATTCCAGTGAT GTTTATATCCACAGGAGTGGAAGGACAGCGCGTAAATCATTGGCAGGTTGCAGTATTGCGTTGATCTCTCCTGATGACAAAGCCAAGTTTTACTCTCTCTGCAAGTCATTTTCAAAG GAGAACCTCCAGCAGTTTCCTGTTGATCAGGCGTACATGCCTCAAGTAATGAATAGGCTCTCCCTTGCTCGGCAGATCGACAAGATATCGCGTAAAAATTCACAG GAAAATGCTAACAAATCCTGGCTTCAGAGGAATGCTGAATCCATGGGACTTATATTGGATGCTAGTGACAGCGAGGAAGAACGTGTACAAGGCCACAAGCAACGAAAGGCAACATCTGCAAAGCTCCAGAAACTTCAACAG GATTTGAACGAACTCTTGCAACACCCCTTGCAACCGAAGACTTTCTCACGGCGCTATTTGGCTGGG GCTGGTATTTCACCATTGCTCCAGAAGCAACTAGAAGATTTGGCCAAAAGGAATGTAAATGGTAATACTAGTAATAACGAGAATAAAGGGTCTCAATTTGTTATTGGCCAGGATCGTGTGGAACCCTtgcaagctcttcaagattccggGCAAGAG ATTTGTGTGAATATGGACAAgcaaagagagaagagaagacttgctgaaaattggaggcggaagaaacatgaagagaagaaga GTACACGAGAACAAAAGAGAAATGACAGGAGACAAGCAAAAGAGAGGGACTGA